Part of the Labrenzia sp. PHM005 genome is shown below.
TGGTTGAGATGCCTTTGTCCGCTGCTTTGATGGTCTGGAGTGACTGCCCCATATCATCGAGCAAGGTGCCAAGATCGCCGGCACGCGCATTCAAACCGGAAGCTGTGAAGAAGGAATTTGGATTGTCGAGGGCAGAGTTAACCTTCAGGCCGGTCGCCAGTTTGTTCTGGACGCCGGACATCAGATCTGCGGTTGACTGGAGAGTAAGGAGGTTCTGGCGTACGCCAGCTGACAGCGCGATGTCCCGCATAACTAGAATCCCTTTCCTGGGGTAGCGACACCTCTTCCTGAGATGTCATAATTACCATTGTTAAAAATAACAATTAATTCTTGTGTCGCACTCTATGGTTAACAGGCTGTTAATGGTCGGCAGAAAGCGAAACTGGGAGAGGGGGTGCTGCTCTCACAAGTCGTGCAACGCTAATCATGGACAGGAGGCGCTGGAGATGCGGAAATTCATAGGGACCGCGAGGGATTGCGAGCGCAGGATGGTGGGGCAGGGGACAAGGAGTCAGAAAAAGAAAAAGGCGGGCCGGGGCCCGCCTTTTCCTGATTGTGTAAGACTTTCTGTCTTAGAAGAGACGCAGAACGTTCTGGTCTGCCTGAGATGCGAAGGACAGGGACGTCGAGGCCAGGCTCTGGCGAGTCTGCAATGCCAAGAGGTTTGCACCTTCTTCGTTGGTGTCTGCCAGCGTCAGCTTGCCAGCACCTTCTTCCAGCGTGTTGATCAGGTTCTTGGTGAAGTCCTGACGGTTTTCCACGATGGAAAGGTTGGTACCGAAGTTAGACGCCTGTGAGCGCAGGTTGCTCAGTGCATTATTCAGTCGACTGATCGACTTGTTGATGTCGTTGTCAGTAGCAAAGCCACTGTCGGCGACAGCACTAATGGTAGCGGAACTACCGTTTGAGCCCAGCGTAGTGGTGTTAAAGTCGGTGTTCGTCGCCCCATCCCGGGTACTTGCCAAAGTCAGGTCGGTTTCGGAGGTTACCGAAATACGGCCATTGGCACCCTTGGAGGCGGTGACGCCTTGGAAGTCGTCAATGAAGTCAACAAGGTCGCTGACCTTGGTGCTGCTTGTAACTTCAAAGGAACCGAGTTCGTAGTTGTTGCCATCCGTCAACGTCAGCGTATCGCCAACCTTAAATCCGGCGCTATCGACCAGGGTGGAAGTGGTCGAGAAAGCTGCGGTATCAATGTTGGTCAGAGAAGACGTTGTTGAGTTAGCGGCCCGGTCACTCAACCGGAACTCGTTGTTGGATGAGATGGTGAGGTTACCAGTGGACTCATCATATTCCGCACGAACACCAGCAACACCGTTGAGGTTGTCGACAAGATTCTGAACAGTCTGACCAGCTGTGGTTGTGGTGCCGGAAACAGCCGCGCCGCCGGTACCTGCATAGCCGGTGATGTCTGCAGTCGTCGAAATGGCAGTTGCCGTCGACAGAACTGAAGATGAGTTCAGAAAGGTGGTGCCGTCCGTCAAGTTAATGACAGCTGTACCGCCACGGAGGTCGAAGTTGGTCGCACCGCCGGTGCCTTCAACTAGGTCTGACAGGTTCAAACCGGTCGACAGAGTTGTGTCGGTATAATCAACCGCAGAAACACTCAGTTTTGACGTGTTGTCTTCGTTAAAGATAGTCGTCAAGTCGTTACCAGTACCTGCAAGCAGGTTTTTGCCCTTGTAGGAGCTGTCTTTGGCAACGTCTTCAATTTGAGTCAGCAGTTCGTTGTACTGAGCTGCAAACTGTTTCCGCTCATACTGGCTACCGGTTTGAAGCGCCTGGTTGGCTTTCGCCTTTGCAGATTCAACCAGCTTGGTAATTGCGGAGATACCTTCATCAGCTGCCTTGATGGTCTGAACCGACTGGCCCATGTCATCAAGAAGAGTGCCGAGATCGTTTGCGCGAGATTGAAGGCCCGAAGCAGTGAAGAAGCTGTTCGGATTATCCAGTGCAGAGTTCACTTTCTTACCGGTCGCCAGTTTGTTCTGGACGTCGGACATAAAGGAAGCAGTTTGCTGGAGGGTGTTGAGGTTCGCGCGAACCGCGCTTGACAGAGTGATGTCAGCCATAGTGTGCCCTTTCTAGGAACTACGAGATACACAGTCCCTTCCTGGGACCGGGCACCATCAAAGGCTGAATCTGGAAATGGAATCTAAAGAAACTTGGTTAATGGCTGTTATGGATAACGTAAAGTAAACACGTGTAGGCGCCGGGGTTACACCTCGTCGCTTAAAATACACATATTTTCAATATTCTAGATCATCGGGCGTTTAATCGATGCTGATTGAGCGCCCGA
Proteins encoded:
- a CDS encoding flagellin, with product MADITLSSAVRANLNTLQQTASFMSDVQNKLATGKKVNSALDNPNSFFTASGLQSRANDLGTLLDDMGQSVQTIKAADEGISAITKLVESAKAKANQALQTGSQYERKQFAAQYNELLTQIEDVAKDSSYKGKNLLAGTGNDLTTIFNEDNTSKLSVSAVDYTDTTLSTGLNLSDLVEGTGGATNFDLRGGTAVINLTDGTTFLNSSSVLSTATAISTTADITGYAGTGGAAVSGTTTTAGQTVQNLVDNLNGVAGVRAEYDESTGNLTISSNNEFRLSDRAANSTTSSLTNIDTAAFSTTSTLVDSAGFKVGDTLTLTDGNNYELGSFEVTSSTKVSDLVDFIDDFQGVTASKGANGRISVTSETDLTLASTRDGATNTDFNTTTLGSNGSSATISAVADSGFATDNDINKSISRLNNALSNLRSQASNFGTNLSIVENRQDFTKNLINTLEEGAGKLTLADTNEEGANLLALQTRQSLASTSLSFASQADQNVLRLF